In Blastopirellula sediminis, the following proteins share a genomic window:
- a CDS encoding SRPBCC family protein, translated as MNDANEVPVDCRIETSRLIPYSPAQIFAAFRDPAILARWWGPNGFTNTFHEFDFQPGGHWRFIMHGPNGADYLNESRFLEIVAPTRIVFDHQSAPHFQSTLTFAPAEKGCHLHWRMAFDDAQTCANVRSFAGDGLEQNLDRLTATLDETAR; from the coding sequence ATGAACGACGCCAACGAAGTCCCGGTCGACTGCCGGATCGAAACGAGCCGCCTAATCCCCTACTCTCCCGCGCAAATCTTCGCCGCGTTTCGCGATCCGGCGATCCTGGCGCGGTGGTGGGGCCCCAACGGCTTCACCAACACGTTTCACGAATTTGATTTTCAGCCCGGCGGCCATTGGCGATTCATCATGCATGGCCCCAACGGCGCCGACTATTTGAACGAAAGCCGGTTCCTGGAAATCGTAGCGCCGACGCGGATCGTGTTTGATCATCAGAGCGCTCCCCATTTTCAATCAACGCTCACGTTCGCGCCGGCGGAAAAAGGTTGTCACCTTCACTGGCGGATGGCGTTTGATGATGCGCAGACCTGCGCGAACGTTCGCAGTTTTGCTGGCGACGGGCTGGAGCAGAATTTGGATCGTCTGACGGCGACGCTAGACGAAACG
- a CDS encoding YciI family protein, which produces MKYVCLGYIDQKAYAEIPPDVGQKLMDECFAYDDELRRGGHFLGGEALGWSHDAVTLRAKDGNVEVTDGPFSETKETLGGILLLEARDMNHAIALMSKHPGVKMGPFEIRPADETVNALITARNEKVKQQLQQQQ; this is translated from the coding sequence ATGAAATACGTTTGCCTGGGCTATATCGACCAAAAGGCGTATGCCGAGATCCCGCCCGACGTAGGTCAAAAGTTGATGGACGAGTGCTTTGCGTATGACGATGAGCTGCGTCGGGGCGGACACTTTCTCGGCGGCGAGGCGCTCGGCTGGTCGCATGACGCGGTCACGCTGAGGGCGAAAGACGGAAACGTCGAAGTAACCGACGGTCCATTTTCGGAAACGAAGGAAACGCTCGGCGGCATCTTGCTGCTGGAAGCTCGCGACATGAATCACGCGATCGCCCTGATGTCGAAACACCCCGGCGTCAAAATGGGTCCGTTTGAAATCCGTCCGGCCGATGAAACGGTCAACGCGCTGATCACCGCACGAAACGAGAAGGTGAAACAGCAACTACAGCAGCAACAGTAA